The region TCCGTATTTCTGCATTTCCTGTAAGATAAATTCACCAAACAAATCATGATGCACCGCACCATAGATCATGGTCTTCATTCCCAGCTTGCTGAGTCCGATGGATGTAATAGCCACTCCGCCGCCGCACAGTACATATATATTATCCACCCGTATTTCCTCACCCGGGCCTGGCAGCGCGTCATACGGGGGTACAATCAGGTCAATATTCGGCGTACCTGCGATAAGAACATCTATTTCTTTCATGGTTTTTCCGCTCCTGTGACAATGTATTTTTATATGTAAAGGTTTACACATCAAGCAAAATTTTCCCTGTCAGGGAAAAATTTTTATGCAGCTGTCTCTCTCAACAATCTTATGAGGAAGTACCAGGCTGGAATATTGCCGTTCTTCCTTTTCAATCAGGTCAATAAGGGTGTTCACCGAAACATATCCGATTTCTTCAATGGGCTGATGAACCGTAGAAATAGCCGGGCGCATACTGGCAGAAATTTCACTGTTGTCAAAACCCAGGATTGAAAAATCCTCCGGTACACGGTATCCGAAATCAAACGCACAATTCATGATACCTACTGCCACATCATCACTTCCTGCAAATATGGCGGTAGGCAAATCATCCTTACAGGAATTAATCATGTTTTTCATCATCTTATAACCATGCTCAATCTTTAAGCCGGAAAGCCTGACATATTGTTCCTTCATGGGGCAGCCTTTGTCTGCCAGTGAGTCCCTCACCCCTTCATACCGTTGGCGGCCTACTGTAAAATCCTGTAGTCCGGCACCGAAATAAGCTATTTTTCTATGCCCAAGCCGGTACAAATAGGAAATGGCATCATACGCCGCCTTATAATCATCAATATTAACACTTGCACATGAAATTCCATCGATATGACAGCTACAGGCAATCATAGGAATCTCAGGCATGGCAGCCAGCTGTCCCAGCAATTCCTCGTCGGTCTGTTCATTGGTCAGAATAATACCGTCTACACACATACGCTTAAATACACTTAAATACTTTTTCTCTTTTTCTAAATCCTCTTCGATATTACAGATCATAATACTATAGTCTTTTTCAAATGCACAGTTCTCTATACTTTTTAATATTTTCGAAAAGAAACTGGTGCCGATATCGGAAACTACAACGCCGATGATGTTGGTTTTTTGCTTCAGCAAGCTTTGTGCCAGATAATTAGGTTCATAGTTCAGCCGCTTTGCAGCCTCCACCACTTTCTTATAGGCAGTTTCACTTACATAGCCCTCATTGTTTAACGCTCTTGAAACGGTTGCTATGGACACTCCCGCCTCTTTTGCAACTTCTTTGATACCAATTCCCATTTCTTTATCCCTCTGCCTTACCCCCACGGAAAGCGGGGGAGGTTCTATGTAATTTTGTGTAAACCTTTACATATATTATTATTAAAA is a window of [Clostridium] saccharolyticum WM1 DNA encoding:
- a CDS encoding LacI family DNA-binding transcriptional regulator; this translates as MGIGIKEVAKEAGVSIATVSRALNNEGYVSETAYKKVVEAAKRLNYEPNYLAQSLLKQKTNIIGVVVSDIGTSFFSKILKSIENCAFEKDYSIMICNIEEDLEKEKKYLSVFKRMCVDGIILTNEQTDEELLGQLAAMPEIPMIACSCHIDGISCASVNIDDYKAAYDAISYLYRLGHRKIAYFGAGLQDFTVGRQRYEGVRDSLADKGCPMKEQYVRLSGLKIEHGYKMMKNMINSCKDDLPTAIFAGSDDVAVGIMNCAFDFGYRVPEDFSILGFDNSEISASMRPAISTVHQPIEEIGYVSVNTLIDLIEKEERQYSSLVLPHKIVERDSCIKIFP